One part of the uncultured Bacteroides sp. genome encodes these proteins:
- a CDS encoding restriction endonuclease subunit S, translated as MDRLQSFTKEICGFDLTPFSGGSKFRNGDTLLARITPCLENGKTAKVSVLNDGEIGFGSTEFIVLRGIKNVTDNDFVYYYVLNPSFRDIAIKSMVGSSGRQRVQQSVLENLEINLPPLHEQIKIATILSSLDDKIKLNNKINDNLEKQAQAIFKSWFVDFEPFQYGEFVNSELGMIPKGWRIDSIYRLIDVIYGAPYKSSFFNIKKDGRPLIRIRDLKTNNPQFYSPEILPNTEYVKSGDIVAGMDAEFIPYIWQGEMGLLNQRVCKFRAKAEFICNYFIYFILKPHLNFLQFHKVGTTVSHMGKSDIDRIKIIIPPNNILAHFAKVTTPIFNESLNRSKQNINLINLRDSLLPKLMSGELSVEDI; from the coding sequence ATGGATAGACTTCAATCCTTTACCAAAGAGATATGCGGTTTTGATTTAACTCCTTTTTCAGGAGGAAGTAAGTTTAGGAATGGTGATACATTGTTGGCAAGGATAACTCCATGCCTTGAAAATGGTAAAACAGCTAAAGTCTCAGTTTTAAATGATGGAGAAATCGGGTTTGGATCTACAGAATTCATTGTATTAAGGGGAATAAAGAATGTTACTGACAATGATTTTGTATATTATTATGTTTTGAATCCATCTTTTCGAGATATTGCAATTAAATCAATGGTTGGTAGTTCTGGTCGCCAAAGAGTGCAGCAAAGTGTTCTTGAAAATTTAGAAATAAATCTCCCTCCGCTACATGAACAAATAAAAATTGCTACTATTCTTTCTAGTCTTGATGATAAAATTAAACTAAACAACAAGATAAATGATAATTTAGAGAAGCAGGCACAAGCTATCTTTAAGTCGTGGTTTGTTGATTTTGAACCTTTTCAGTATGGGGAATTTGTAAATAGTGAACTGGGGATGATTCCTAAAGGGTGGAGAATTGATAGTATTTATAGATTAATTGATGTAATTTATGGCGCACCATATAAATCTTCTTTTTTTAATATAAAAAAGGATGGGAGGCCTTTAATAAGAATTAGAGATTTAAAAACTAATAATCCTCAATTTTATTCACCCGAAATATTGCCTAATACAGAATATGTAAAATCTGGGGATATTGTTGCTGGAATGGATGCAGAGTTTATTCCGTATATATGGCAAGGTGAAATGGGGTTGTTAAATCAACGGGTATGTAAGTTTCGTGCAAAAGCTGAATTTATCTGTAACTATTTTATTTATTTTATACTTAAACCCCATCTTAATTTCTTGCAATTTCATAAAGTTGGAACAACTGTAAGTCATATGGGAAAATCTGATATTGATCGAATCAAAATAATTATTCCACCTAATAATATTTTGGCACACTTTGCTAAAGTTACTACCCCAATATTTAATGAAAGCTTGAATAGAAGTAAGCAAAATATCAATTTAATTAATCTTCGAGATTCTCTTTTACCCAAATTAATGTCCGGCGAACTTTCTGTCGAAGATATTTAG
- a CDS encoding DUF4248 domain-containing protein, with the protein MNNTEEDFLKNRSGFIKLSELAVSYFPGSRPDVASRKLRKRIKESKSLYKELLEADYDEKNIELAPEQTRIIIKFLGSPESFKRKHSRDL; encoded by the coding sequence ATGAATAACACAGAAGAAGATTTTCTAAAAAATCGCTCCGGTTTTATTAAATTGTCAGAACTTGCAGTCTCTTATTTCCCGGGGTCCAGACCAGATGTTGCATCCCGAAAACTAAGAAAGAGAATCAAGGAGTCAAAAAGTTTATATAAAGAATTGCTGGAAGCAGATTATGATGAAAAAAACATAGAACTAGCTCCTGAACAAACCAGGATAATTATAAAGTTCTTAGGTTCACCGGAATCTTTTAAACGAAAACACTCACGAGATCTTTAA
- a CDS encoding class I SAM-dependent DNA methyltransferase — MAETNNAEIGFEKEIWKAADLLRGNLDASEYKSVVLGLIFLKYISDKFEDKYNELLAEGEGFEEDIDEYTAANVFFVPQNARWAAIASYAYEPEIGTIIDDAMRAIEKENKRLKGILPKNFSRPELDKRRLGDVVDLFTNIQMIEHGSSKDILGRAYEYCLAKFAEQEGKLAGEFYTPACVVKTLVEVLKPFKGRVYDPCCGSGGMFVQSAKFIENHSGNINNISVYGQDSNPTTWKLAMMNLAIRGIEADLGSYNADTFFNDCHPTLKADYIMANPPFNLSDWGADKLQDDVRWKYGIPPAGNANFAWLQHMIHHLAPHGKIGMVLANGSLSSQSGGEGDIRRRIVEADLVEGIIAMPPQLFYTTQIPVSIWFISKEKAQKNKTLFIDARNMGTMVTRKLRDLTDEDIAKIADTFTAFDAGTCEDEKGFCAVVTTEDIAKQDFILTPGRYVGIAEQEEDSEPFEEKMERLTGELSELFKKSHELEEEIKKQLKGIGYEL; from the coding sequence ATGGCTGAAACAAATAACGCCGAGATTGGTTTTGAGAAGGAGATATGGAAAGCTGCTGACCTGTTGAGAGGTAATCTGGATGCTTCCGAATATAAATCTGTAGTGTTGGGATTAATATTTCTGAAATATATATCCGATAAGTTTGAAGACAAGTATAATGAGCTGTTAGCCGAAGGCGAAGGTTTTGAAGAAGATATTGACGAATATACGGCGGCAAACGTATTCTTTGTACCACAAAATGCTCGTTGGGCTGCAATAGCCAGTTATGCATACGAGCCCGAAATTGGTACAATTATTGACGATGCAATGCGTGCCATTGAGAAAGAGAATAAACGGTTAAAAGGTATTCTGCCTAAGAACTTTTCTCGCCCCGAACTGGACAAACGCAGACTGGGTGATGTAGTAGATCTCTTCACAAATATCCAGATGATTGAACATGGTAGCAGTAAAGATATTCTGGGACGTGCTTATGAATATTGTTTAGCTAAATTTGCCGAACAGGAAGGAAAGCTGGCTGGAGAGTTTTATACACCAGCTTGTGTGGTAAAAACCTTGGTTGAAGTGCTGAAGCCTTTTAAAGGACGAGTGTACGACCCTTGTTGTGGTTCCGGTGGTATGTTTGTGCAATCTGCAAAATTTATAGAAAATCATAGCGGAAATATCAATAACATCTCTGTCTACGGACAAGATTCCAATCCTACTACCTGGAAGCTGGCAATGATGAATCTTGCTATTCGTGGTATAGAAGCCGATCTGGGTAGCTATAACGCCGATACTTTCTTCAATGATTGTCATCCTACACTCAAGGCAGACTATATCATGGCAAATCCACCTTTCAATCTTTCAGACTGGGGTGCAGATAAGTTGCAGGATGATGTACGTTGGAAATACGGTATCCCTCCAGCCGGTAATGCCAACTTTGCCTGGTTGCAACACATGATTCACCACTTGGCCCCACATGGAAAAATTGGTATGGTATTGGCCAACGGTTCCCTCTCTTCTCAGAGTGGAGGTGAAGGAGATATTCGTCGTAGAATAGTGGAAGCCGATTTAGTAGAAGGCATTATTGCTATGCCTCCGCAGCTGTTCTATACAACACAAATACCTGTTTCCATTTGGTTTATTTCCAAAGAGAAAGCGCAGAAAAACAAGACTCTGTTTATTGATGCACGAAACATGGGTACAATGGTTACCCGTAAGCTCCGTGACCTGACCGATGAAGATATAGCAAAGATTGCCGATACCTTTACTGCTTTCGATGCAGGTACCTGCGAAGACGAGAAAGGCTTTTGTGCAGTGGTAACAACTGAAGATATTGCCAAACAAGATTTTATCCTCACTCCCGGACGCTATGTAGGTATTGCCGAACAGGAAGAAGATAGTGAACCTTTCGAGGAAAAGATGGAGCGATTGACCGGAGAACTTTCTGAGTTGTTTAAGAAATCGCATGAGTTGGAAGAGGAAATTAAGAAGCAGTTGAAAGGAATTGGGTATGAGTTGTAA